A genomic window from Silene latifolia isolate original U9 population chromosome 11, ASM4854445v1, whole genome shotgun sequence includes:
- the LOC141612091 gene encoding peptidyl-prolyl cis-trans isomerase CYP57: MSAVYVLEPPTKGKVVLNTSYGPIDIELWPKEAPKASRNFVQLCLEGYYDNTIFHRIIKGFLVQGGDPTSTGVGGESIYGGPFSDEFHSRLRFNHRGLVACANAGSPHSNGSQFFMTLDRCEWLDKKNTIFGKVTGDSIFNLLRIGEEIETDSHDRPLDPAPKITSVEVIWNPFDDMVPRETHKKLPEPVADTESKSSKKKAVKKLNLLSFGEEAEEEEKDLAAVKQKIKSSHDVLDDPRLLKEGTTSKELNPDELKNARELQLSVREALSSKKEVSHKETADKSRSFSDSEGNDDDDEAGFDARMRKQILRRRTELGDVPTKQKSKSGGRKSRDQEESAPTPRSDPESADEQRKVAKLAIKKKGIGSEARAERMVNADTDLQMLNNAERDRYMHKEKKRRLRGREDDVLAKLDRFKESLNSKHEEPLDKPEGGSEHELAGWAKVQLKFAPDSGKSTMSRTEDVNDYAVVDPLLKNGKQKFNKMIAKQKRREREWAGRPLT, from the exons ATGTCGGCAGTGTACGTATTGGAGCCACCAACAAAGGGTAAAGTTGTACTCAACACATCTTACGGTCCTATTGACATTGAACTTTGGCCTAAGGAAGCTCCTAAAGCTTCTCGCAATTTTGTCCAGCTTTGTCTCGAAGGTTACTATGACAACACCATCTTCCATCGCATTATCAAGGGTTTCCTCGTTCAAGGTGGCGATCCCACCTCTACCGGTGTCG GTGGTGAAAGCATATATGGGGGACCATTTTCTGACGAGTTCCATTCCCGTCTACGTTTCAATCACAGGGGATTAGTAGCATGTGCTAATGCTGGTTCACCGCATTCAAATGGAAGTCAATTTTTCATGACATTAGATCGTTGTGAGTGGCTTGATAAGAAGAATACTATATTTGGGAAG GTCACTGGAGATTCCATATTCAATCTTCTTAGGATTGGAGAAGAAATTGAAACTGATAGTCATGATCGTCCTTTGGATCCTGCCCCCAAGATAACTTCTGTTGAG GTAATATGGAATCCCTTTGATGATATGGTTCCCAGAGAAACACACAAGAAGTTGCCCGAGCCAGTAGCTGATACAGAAAGCAAGAGTTCAAAGAAGAAAGCTGTGAA AAAGCTAAACTTACTTTCATTTGGAGAGGAAgctgaagaagaagaaaaggacTTGGCAGCTGTTAAGCAAAAAATTAAGAGTAGCCATGATGTTTTGGACGATCCTCGTCTGCTGAAAGAAGGAACTACTTCTAAAGAACTG AATCCAGATGAACTCAAGAATGCCAGAGAGTTGCAGTTATCTGTCAGAGAAGCTTTGAGCTCAAAGAAGGAAGTGTCACACAAAGAGACAGCTGACAAATCTCGTTCTTTTAGTGACAGCGAaggcaatgatgatgatgatgaagctgGTTTTGATGCCCGAATGCGGAAGCAGATACTGAGGAGAAGGACGGAGTTGGGAGATGTCCCCACCAAGCAGAAGTCAAAGAGTG GTGGTCGAAAGTCTAGGGATCAAGAAGAGTCAGCTCCAACTCCAAG GTCTGATCCCGAAAGTGCTGATGAACAAAGAAAAGTAGCAAAACTGGCGATTAAGAAAAAGGGGATTGGATCCGAAGCCAGGGCTGAACGTATGGTTAATGCAGACACGGACCTGCAGATGTTGAATAATGCAGAACGAGACAGATATATGCACAAAGAGAAGAAACGTAGACTCAGAGGGCGTGAAGATGAT GTGCTTGCTAAACTTGATCGATTTAAAGAGTCCCTTAATTCGAAGCATGAGGAACCTCTTGACAAACCTGAAGGTGGGAGTGAGCATGAGCTAGCTGGATGGGCTAAGGTTCAACTCAAGTTTGCGCCTGACTCTGGAAAG AGTACCATGTCGCGTACTGAAGACGTAAACGACTATGCTGTGGTAGATCCTCTTCTGAAGAATGGGAAACAGAAGTTTAATAAGATGATAGCAAAGCAGAAGCGAAGAGAACGGGAATGGGCAGGCAGACCCCTCACCTAA